The segment ATCGCCGATTACCCCGCCGCCGAAAGCGAAGACGACACCACGGCGATCGACTTTTTGCGCAGCCAGGAAATCCATCGCGCGGCCAAATGAGGCGAGTGACTTCGCGGATTCGCCCGGCGCGAACGCGAGTCGCGGTGAGGAGCCAAACATCGCTTCCAGCGCCCCGACTTGGGCCGATGCCACCTGCTCGTCGGTGAACACCGCCACTTTGCGGCCGGCGGTGGTGAGCTCTGCGACTTGATCGCGGACGTTATTACGCACATCGGCCGCAAAGACGATCGGGTAGCTGCGGTGCCCGAGATCGACGGTCAACGTGTTCGGCATGAGCGGATAAAGCTCCTGAGCGCCCGCCGCGTCAAATGCCATCTTTACTTGAGAGTGAGACGCCGTCTCACTTTTGGGTTGAGATGAGACCCGGTCTCTTCTTCAAGTGCGCCGATGACTTCCGCCATCCGCACGTGCTGCACTTGCCTCTGCTCTCTCCTCGCCACCGCCATGCTGCAGGCTCAGTCGCTCGACGGCGATCTCGTCGCCGCCAACTGGGACTCGCCCATCGTGCTGACCGCGCTGGATGTCAGCGGGCGCCAGCTCACCTACGAGGACTCCACCGCGTTCAAGCTGCCCGTAACCCTTCACGAGACCCCTCGCAGCGTTACCGTGCTGGATCGCGTGCGGATCCGGGAGCAGAACTTCGTTCGCTTGGAGGACACCTTCCGCTATGTGCCGGGCGTCTTCTCGCGCAGCCAGGATGGTGACAGCTACCATTTCCTGTCGCGGGGCTTCGACATGGGCCCCGACCAGACGATGGTGGACGGCTTCAGTGGGCTGCTCGCCGGCGGCACGTTCAGCCCAAGCCTGTTCAGCGTCGACCGGGTCGTCTATCTCCGCGGTCCCGCCGGCCTCCAGTATGGCGCCGCGACCGTGCCGGGCGGCGTGATCAATCTGATCACGAAGCGTCCGACGGAAAGGCCGTTTGCCCGCGCCGAAGTTCGTGCCGCCAGCTACGCCGGCCATGGCCTCGACCTCGGCTCGAATCGTTCGCTCGAGGTCTCAATCGACACCGGCGGTCCGCTCACGCCCGACGGGAAAGTGACCTATCGCGCCGCCGCGCTCGTCCAGAACCTTGGCTCCTACAAAGACGGCATCAACGATCGGAACCGTGGGCTTCTCGCCGCCCTCACGTGGAAATTCGGCGAAGATGACCGCTTCGAGCTCACCCCGATATTCCTCTGGCAGCGGCAGCCGTTCGGCGCCGGCCGCGCCGTTTCGATTTCTCCGGCCACGTCGCTCTCGACCGCCGACGGGCTGACCGGCCCCATCCACACCGCCGATCTCACGCCGCTGTCGCAGAACTATTCGGAAGGCGAGCGCGTCCTGGAAAACACGATCGCCGGTTTCGACTTCCGCGCTGCGCTCAGCGACGCCTGGCACGCGCACGTCGCCTATCGGTTCATCCAATCCGACAGCGATTCCAACCAGTTTCTCGTCCAGACGGCTTCACTTCGTCAGCTTGAGGGTCGTTGGGTCGTTTCGCGCCGTCAGGCGATAAGTGAGATCGGCCGCCAGAATCACGCGTTCGACCTCAATACGTCCTACGAGTTTACGCCGCTCGCGGGCGCGAAAAATCTCACGCTGCTCGGCTTCAACGGTCGTTTCTACCAGCTTACCTACTCCCGCGCGGCCGCCACGCAGCCGGACCAATCGCCGATCGACCTCTACACCGGCGTGCCGGTGAGTCCGCTGGTCGACCACCGTCCGGCTTTGGTGAACGCCTTCCTCAACGATGACTTCTATTGGAACGCCTACCTCCAAAATCAGACGTCCTTCGCCGATGGCCGATGGACGCTCACGCTGGGCTTGGGCTACGGAGAGCAGCAGTTCGAGCGCGACTACTCAGCCGTGTCAGCACCGCCGCCCCAAAACCTCGAGGCATTAACGGCCACCCGTAAAGGGGACGTGACGCCGAACGCGTCGTTGGTTTTCAACGTCAGTCCGGCCGTCGCCGTGTATGCGAGCTACTCGACCAGCTATTCACCGGCCGACAGCTCCTTTGAGAACGCCGCCGGCCAGACCGGCGGCTTCGGCCCGACGACAGGGACCAATCTCGAGGTCGGCGCGAAACTCGATCTGCCCGCCTCCGAATCGACGCTCACCCTGAGCGTCTTCCGCACCGAGCTGGACAACGTGCTCGTGCAGTCGAGTCCTGCGGAGCTGAACCCGAACGGGAATCGTTTCTACACGCAGACCGGTGGCGGGCGTCTCACCAAGGGCATCGAACTCGGAGCGGAGACTCGCCCTCTCCCCGGCTGGCGGGTCAATGCCACCGCGAGTTATCTCGATTCGGTTTATCGCGGTGAAGGTCGCCTTCGGGGCAGCCGTACCGAGCGCACGCCGCCGTGGGCGTTTTCGCTCTACAATCGCTACGACTTCGCCGCCGGCGTGCTGAAAAACCTGGGCGTCAGCGTCGGCCTGATCTGGCAGGACCAGCGGTGGTCCGCCGCGCGCACGAGCGCCGCGCCGGATCCGCTGCTGCTGCCGAGCTATTGGCGCGTCGACGCGGGATTGTTCTACCGGATGGGCACGCATTGGGACCTTGCCCTCAACCTCGAAAATGTCCTCGACGAGACCTATTTTGTGAACGGCACCACCGGTGCGGCGCTCGAGTTAGGCGCGCCGCGCAGCCTCAGCCTGCGCGTAGGCTACCGCTTCTGATCCACCGCCACACCGGCTCAAGACTCATGACCATTCGTCGGACCATCTTCTGGCTCCACTTGATCGCAGGAATCATCGCCGGGCTCTCGATCGCCGTGATGTGTTTCACCGGCGTGACGCTCGCGTTCGAGAAACAACTCGTCACGTGGTCCGAGCGTGACGCACGCCAGATTGAGCCGCCCATGGGCTCCGCGGCGCGACTGCCGGTCGAAGAGCTTCTCGCGCGCGTCCGTGCCGTGAAACCCGACGCGAAGCCCGGCTCACTCACGATCTCGTCCAACCCGCGCAGCGCGGTCGCGGTGTCGCTCGGCCGCGACGCCACCGTTTTCGTGGACCCCTACGCCGGCGCCGTTCGCCGGCCGGCGTCGACGCGGATGCACGATTTCCTGCACGTGATGGAAGACTGGCACCGGTTTCTGGCGCTGACTGGCGATCACCGTCCGACGGGCAAACTGATCAACGGCATCTGCAATCTCGCGTTCTTCGTGCTGGCGGCGACCGGGCTGTATTTGTGGATTCCGCGCCGGTGGTCGTGGCGGTCGATTCGCGGCGTGGTGTGGTTTCAGCGCGGCCTCGAGGGCAAACCACGCGACTTCAATTGGCACAACGTGATCGGCCTCTGGAGCGCACCCGTGCTCATCGTGCTCACGCTCACGGCGGTGCCGATTTCGTTCCGCTGGGGCAACGCCCTCGTCTACCGCCTCGTCGGGGAGGAACCGCCCGCCCGCCAAGGCCCGCCGGGGACCGGATCGCCGGCAGTCGAGCTGCCCGCGCCGACGACCGGAGCGCAGCCGCTGTCGCGCGACGCGCAGTTCGCCGCGGTACGCGCTGCATTTCCGGATTGGGAGCAAATTACGCTCCGGCTCAGTGTGCCCGGCAGCGGCGTTCCGGGAGCGCGGATAACCACGTCTGCATCCGCACAGCGAACGGACGCGGTCGCGCTCGCAGCCGAGCCGGCCACGTTCGTCGTCAAGACGCCACCGACTTGGCCGCGCACCGCGACGACCACGGTGACGCTGAATCCATTCACCGGCGACGTGATCCGGCGTGAGGCATTTTCGGACCAATCGGCCGGCCGCCAGCTTCGGAGCTGGACCCGATTCCTGCACACCGGCGAAGCGCTCGGCTGGGCGGGCCAGCTCGCCGCGGGCGCCGCGTCCCTCGGTGGTTGCTTCCTGGTCTATACCGGCCTCGCTCTTTCCTGGCGGCGCTTCTTCGGCAAACGGGGAGCGAAAACGCCCGCAACCGCGAGCTGAGCGATTCCGGGATTGGCCTGAACGGAATTCCGACCCTGCCGATTTGCGGAGTCGATGCGCGCTTCCTATACTGGACGCATGAAAACCGCTTCCGACGCCAAGACCAAGACGGACTCCGCTGTCGTCTCCGCCCTCAATCTCCTGCTCGCCGACTCCTACGCCCTGCTGGCCAACACGCACCACGCTCACTGGAACGTGGAAGGTTCGGACTTCTTCGCGCTCCACGAAGCGTTCCAGAAACAATATGAGGCGTTGTTCGAAGCGGTGGACGAAATTGCCGAGCGCGTGCGCGCACTCGACGCCTATCCGCCGGGTGGTTTGCAGACGCTCGCGAAGCGCGCCGGCATCGAGGAGTTCCCCAGCGGCGCAGTGCCCGCGCGCGATCTGGTCGCCGGGCTCATCGTGGCGCATGAAAAGGCGATCACCGATGCGATCGCGGCACGCGACGCCGCCGGCGACGCCAACGACCTCGAAACGCAGGATCTCGCGATCGGCCGCATCCAATGGCACCAGAAAACGTCTTGGATGCTGAAAAGTTATTTAAAGGCCCACTGATCCGCTGCGACCCTTTTCCCCCCCGCCACGTGCGCGCCGGCTGTTTCCCGCGCGCCGTTTCCTCTAACCACGCCAATGTCTCTCTCTTTCGCATCCGCTGAATCAGCGGCTTCCCACCCTGTCTCTCCGGCCGCCTGCCCGCTGAACCACGGTTTGTCCGTCGTCGATCAGCTGCTCGCCGCGATCACCCGCGACGGCGACCACGAGGAACTGAATGCCGCGCTGGACTTCCGGCTGATGCTCGCGGGTGCCCCCAATCCGGCCGCGGTGCTGCGCGCTTTTTTCGACCTGCGGCATGCCGTGGCGGAACGCCACTACCTTCCCTTCTACCGGCTGCGCCGCTGGCTGGAGACCAACATGCTCGCGCTCGTCCACGTCGACCGCAGCTCGAGTCCGCATCGCGTCCGGCTCCAGCTCGACGCGGCCAGCTTCGGCGCGTTGTATGCGCAATGCGCCGTCACCGCGACCGCGGGGCGGCCACCTCAAGCTTGGACCCGCGTCCAGTTCGCGGCCGCCGACCTGCGGTCGTCCGGTGCCGGTTCCGAACAGCCGTTGCCAACCGCGTGATCTTGCCCCTTCGTTGCCAGCGCGATGAAACCAATTCTGGCGCTGGTGCTTCTCTCGGCGCTGCTCGTCTCCTGCTCGAGCGTCGAGACGCGCCGGAGTCCGGGCGCCGATCTGAGCCGCTACCAGCGCTTCTATGTGGTGCACCGGCTCAACGACGACCGGCACATCGACGAGCTGATCGTCCGGCGTTTGCGGGAACTCGGCCGCGAAGCCTCGGCCGGCCATTTGACGATGATGCCGGAGAACACCGAGGCGATCGTCACCTACGACGACGTTTGGGCTTGGGACTTCAAATCCTATCTCATCCAGCTCACCGTCTACATCAGCGACGCACGCCGGGAACGGCCTCTGGGCCATGGCTCGTATCGGCAACCCTCTCCGGTGACGAAACCTCCGCAGGAGTTGATCCGCGCCATCCTCGATCCACTCCTGCAGCCGCGGCCCGCGAAGCGTCCACCACCCTGACCGGCCGTGGCCGGACCTCACGCGGGATTTCACACTTGTTTCGCGGCCACGCGGAACTCCGCGCTGAATTTTCATTCGGTACATCCGATCTCCACCCTCGACAGGCTACAGGAAACCCCCCACGGTAAGGCACCCCAGTTCGGTTACCCCTCGCATGAAAAAGCTGCCCTTCTGCGTGCTGCTCAGCAGTGCTCTTTTTGCCATCGCCGGAACCGTTTTGCTGCTGCACGTAGCGCCGCAACCGGCGCCTTTCCCGCTCTTTTTCCCGCTCGTGTGGGACCTCGTCATGGTCGGCACGGCCGCCAGCATTGTCCTGCGTTGCGATTGCGCGCGCTGCGCCGGCATCACCTGGGGTATTTTCTGCATCCTCGCCTCCCTGGCGATCGGCGCCGCCGCCTTCTGGTGGCTGCTTCCGCAGCAAGCTGAGCCTCACGGCACGCAGCGGCTCGTCTTCATGCTGGTGACCGTCGCGTTCGGCTTGGTGTTCGGCATCTGGCAGCTCTTCGCCGTCAATAGTCCGTCGGTCCGGTCATGGACCGATGCGCACACGGGCGGCTCGCACAGCCACAGCTGAGCGGCGCCCGTGCCTGTCGAGCGCAAACCGGTCGAAACCGGCCGGCGCGGAGGCCCCGCGCTAGGTGGCGAGCGCTCCGCGGATGGGCTTGGAGAACCGTCCCTACCGGCGACAACGCTCCGCGGCGTGTTCGGACTGTCTGCCTGAAACGCCAGCCCGGTCGGCGCATCCTCGGCCGCGGCCGCGCGTCGGGGCAACGACGAGCGCGGCTCCGCGCTTGAGATCCCGCGAGCCGGCTTTCCTGCTTTGCTCACCCCCTTATGTCCGAAAACCCCGTCTCTTCCCCCATGAATCGTCGTACGTTTGTGAAAACGGTTTCTGCGGCCGGCATCGGCGTCGCCGCTTTCGGTCCCCAGTTGTTTGCCGCGACCACCCGTCCCACCGGTTCACGCAAACGCTACGCCATCGTCGGCGTCGGATCCCGGCACCACATGTATCAGGACGCGATCGAACGCACTTACCCGCAGCACGCCGAACTCGTGGGGCTTTGCGATACCAATGCCGGCCGGCTCGAACTGGCCCGCACCCGCTCCACCCGCAACGAGGCCACGCCCCCGCCAGCGTTTCTCGCCCGGGATTTCGACCGGATGCTCGCCGAGACCAAGCCGGATATCCTGATCGTCACGACGGTCGATGCCACGCACGATGACTACATCGTACGCGGGCTGCTCGCCGGGGTCGACGTGATCACCGAAAAACCGATGACCACGACAGCCGAGAAGTGCCAGCGGATCCTCGACGCCAGGAAGAAGTCAGGCCGGAACCTGCGGGTCACGTTCAACTATCGCTATTCCCCGCCGCGCACGCAGGTGAAGGACATCCTGATGAGCGGCGAGATTGGCGAGGTACGTTCGGTCGATTTCCACTGGATGCTCAACACGCACCACGGCGCCGACTATTTCCGCCGCTGGCACGGCGAGAAGAAGAACTCCGGCGGGTTGATGGTGCACAAGGCGACGCACCACTTCGACCTCGTGAACTGGTGGCTCGGCGCCATGCCCGCGACGGTGATGGCGACCGGCAAACGCGAGTTTTACACGCCGACGATGGCGAAGCGGTTCGGGCTGCAGAGCCACCACGAGCGCTGCCACACCTGCCCCGAGAAAGAAAAATGCGGGTTCTTCATGGATCTCGCCGCCAGCCCGAGCTTGAAGTCGCTCTACCTCGACCAGGAGCGCTACGACGGCTATTTCCGCGACCAATGCGTGTGGAATCCGCGCATCGACATCGAGGACACGATGAACGTCCTCGTGAACTACGATAACGGAGTCACGCTCGCCTACTCGCTCAACGCCTTCAACGCGTGGGAAGGCTACACGATCGCGTTCAACGGCACGCTCGGCCGGCTCGAGCACACGATCGTCGAGCAGGTCTACGTGAATGGCACCGACACCGTCCAAGGCGGCATCGCGGCCGGCGGTGTCACGACCCGCGTGGTCCCGCTGCGCGGGGAACCCCGCACGCTGGAGCCGTGGACCGGCACCGGCGGCCACGGCGGTGGCGACAAGGTGATGCTCGACGAGATCTTCCTTCCGGAAGTTCCTGCCGACAAATACCAGCGCGCCTCCGATGAGCGTGGCGGCGCCGCTTCGATCCTCGTGGGCATCGCGGCCAATCGCTGTTTCGAGACTGGCCAGCCCGTCAAGATCGGCGAACTCGTCACGGGCCTCACGCCGCCCCACTACGCCCCGATGCCGTCGCGCACCGCACCGCTGCCGATGCCGGCGAAAGTCGGCCGACTGCCGAGCTGATCCCCGGGCACGCCGGCTCGTTGGGGCCGCAGCCGCCCTCGGCCGCACGGTCTTGCTGTCGTGCACCCGCGCCGGGCATAGCACGATCCAACGAGCAGGCGGGGCGCCCGCGCTCCCCCGCACGCGCAAGCCGCGATCCTACCCGGCTGCCTGAATCCGATCGGTCCAGTTGATCAACCGGCCGGTCTCCGCTTCGATCCGTACGATCGCGCCCCGGACCGACTTCACGATCAGCTCGCCGTCCACCTCGTCGAGAATCGCCGCGCACGGATCGCTCGCGTCGGGCCATTCCGCCATCCACAGCAGCCGGTTCGCGCCGTCGACGCAGTAGAGATTCGGGATCCCCGGCAGCAGCCCGAACGGGTGTTCGCGCACGTACGTCCGCAGCGGGCCGCGACGGAATTCCACAATCGCCGTGGCGATCGGCGCGTGGCAGAGCATGCGAGTGCCCAGACGGCCAAGCTGGCAGACGGCGCCGTCGATGACGGCATAGGCTTCGAGCGGGGTAGTCACGAGGGGAGCGCCACAACAGCAAGTTAGGGAGCAGTGGGCGAACTTTTTTTTACGTGAGCCTCAGTGTCGGAGCTTCCTGTAGGCCACCTCGGTGAACTGGCTGTTCCCAGTCAGGTCACCGCCCTGGCCTAGAGCCCAAGCAGTCCATCCGCTTCACTTTTCCTGCATCACCTGCACACCGTCCCAATCCGGCGGCGGCGGTTCCGCTCGGTAGTGCGCGGTGATTTTCTGATAAACCAGTGAAGGATTGCTGCTGATTCCCGACGCCGGCCCCGGGATGTTCGGCTCCAGCTCGGCGCTGCGCGCGAAGAGCGCGAGCGCGCCTACCCAATCGCGGCGGGAATAACACTCGAGCCCGGCGGCAAACCGCGCGATGCACTCGTGGGTCTGCGCCGTGACATGCTCCTTCAACCCGACGATCTCGTGAATCGGCACCGCCTGCGTGCGGCCTTTCACCACAATCCGGCCGAGCGGGCGAAAGACCACGCGATCCGCGCCGTGCTGCTCGCAAGCAACTTTGGTGGCGTCGGTGCACATTGAAAAGACGCCCCAGCTCTTCGCGCCGCTCTCCATCCGCGCGGCCAGGTTCACGTTGTCGCCCATCATCGTGTAGTTGAACCGGGTCCGGCTGCCCATGTTGCCGATCATGCAGACGCCCGTGTTGAGTCCGATCCGGGACTGCATCCGCCCGACGATCTCCGGCCACTTCGCCCCCTCCGCCTGCCATTTCAGCCTCAGTTCGCCGAGCTTCCGTTGCACCCGCTGCGACGCGACGCAGGCGCGATAAGCATGATCCGTCAGCGCGATGGGCGCACCGAACATCGCGACCACGGCATCGCCGATATACTTGTCCAGCGTGCCGCCTTCCTCCTGCACGATGTCGGTGCAGGCGGTGAGATACTCGTTCATCAGCTCGACCAGCGGGCCGGAACCGAGTTTTTCCGAAAACGTCGAGAACGACTGGATGTCCGAAAAATACGCCGTGATCTCGGCATCGTGGCCTCCCAGTTGCGGCGACTCGCCGGACTCGATCATCCGGTCCACGAGCTGCGGCGAAACATACGTGCCGAACATGCCCTTGATCCGCCCGCGCTGCTTCTGCTCGTCGACCAACTGCCAGATGACGCCCACAAAACTGGTGGTGAACGCCGCTCCGAGCGGCGCCGTCATCGGCAGCAGGAGGTGCTGCGTCTTGAACAGCAACAACGCTGCGCCCACATAGGCCGCGAGCAACAGCAGGGCGGCAGCCTTGGTCCACACGCTCCGCGTCCCGGATTTGGTCGCCAAACCGGTCACGCTGATCGTCAGCAGGACTACGACCGCGAAATCCAGCCAGGCCACCCCCGACCAACGCGGGAGCGACTGCAGGTAGTGGCCGGAGAGGATCGTTTTCACGACATTGCCGTGTACGCCCACTTTCGGTGCCGGCACCTCGTCGAACGGCGTCGTCGCGAGATCCTGCAGCAGTGGGTCGACCGGCCCGATCAGAACCATCGCGTCCTTGAACTCGGGCTGCGCGAAAAACTGCTCGGCCGCCGCCTTCTCCTCCGGCTTCTCCGAGGCGAGCATCTCCGCGTAGCTGTAGACCGTGGAGAACCCGATCCGCGGATTACGCGCTGACTGCCAGGCCGAAAACCAGTTCACCTCGAGCAACTGGCGGTCGCGCAGCGGAATCCGGCGCGCCAGCGAGCCGTCCGGTTTCACCAGATCGATGTGATCGCGCTCGATCTTCATGCCGTCCAACTCGACTCCGTCGTGCAGCCGCACCAGTTCGAGCGCGAGATGATGATAGGTCCGGACCTCCGACGGCGCGAACAGCGGCACCGTCCGCGTGTCGCCGTCCAGCGTATCGATCAACCCGATGAGGGCAGGACTCCATTGGCGGCGGGGATCCTTTTCGCTGATCCTGAACGACGGCAGTTCCGGCAATGAGGGCTGGGCCTTGCCCCGCGCAATTGTCAGCAACGGCAACTCGCGGTAGACCAGTTGGCCCGAGATATCCCGGTCCACCGCCGCGGCATACGACGCCGCCAGCACCACCGACGGAGTCTTGCTCAGATAACGCGCGAACTCGACGTTGCCCTGAACGCGTTTCTTCCAGTCCACCGACTCCGCCACGCCGTTTTCGGAGAAAACGACGTCGATCCCGATCGCCTTGACCTGCGCTCGTTCGATCAGCGCCGCCGCGACCCGGGCGAAATACATCCGGCTCCAGGGCATCCCGCCGATTTCCGCGACGGACTGCGAGTCGATGTCGACGTAGAGCAGCTTGACGGGCGCGTCGATCTCCCCGCGAAACCGGAATCGCCAATCGGTCAGTTTGTTTTCGAGAAACGTCAGCGTGCCGAAATGCGCCGCGGCGCACCACACCAGCGGAATCGGCAGCAGCACGAGCCAGCGTGCCCACGCCAGCTTCGTGATCTTCGTTCTCGGGATCACAAGCAATGACGCTCGCCGGCCGTCCGCGGCTTACAGCCCATC is part of the Opitutus terrae PB90-1 genome and harbors:
- a CDS encoding CHASE2 domain-containing protein; amino-acid sequence: MIPRTKITKLAWARWLVLLPIPLVWCAAAHFGTLTFLENKLTDWRFRFRGEIDAPVKLLYVDIDSQSVAEIGGMPWSRMYFARVAAALIERAQVKAIGIDVVFSENGVAESVDWKKRVQGNVEFARYLSKTPSVVLAASYAAAVDRDISGQLVYRELPLLTIARGKAQPSLPELPSFRISEKDPRRQWSPALIGLIDTLDGDTRTVPLFAPSEVRTYHHLALELVRLHDGVELDGMKIERDHIDLVKPDGSLARRIPLRDRQLLEVNWFSAWQSARNPRIGFSTVYSYAEMLASEKPEEKAAAEQFFAQPEFKDAMVLIGPVDPLLQDLATTPFDEVPAPKVGVHGNVVKTILSGHYLQSLPRWSGVAWLDFAVVVLLTISVTGLATKSGTRSVWTKAAALLLLAAYVGAALLLFKTQHLLLPMTAPLGAAFTTSFVGVIWQLVDEQKQRGRIKGMFGTYVSPQLVDRMIESGESPQLGGHDAEITAYFSDIQSFSTFSEKLGSGPLVELMNEYLTACTDIVQEEGGTLDKYIGDAVVAMFGAPIALTDHAYRACVASQRVQRKLGELRLKWQAEGAKWPEIVGRMQSRIGLNTGVCMIGNMGSRTRFNYTMMGDNVNLAARMESGAKSWGVFSMCTDATKVACEQHGADRVVFRPLGRIVVKGRTQAVPIHEIVGLKEHVTAQTHECIARFAAGLECYSRRDWVGALALFARSAELEPNIPGPASGISSNPSLVYQKITAHYRAEPPPPDWDGVQVMQEK
- a CDS encoding Gfo/Idh/MocA family protein, which codes for MNRRTFVKTVSAAGIGVAAFGPQLFAATTRPTGSRKRYAIVGVGSRHHMYQDAIERTYPQHAELVGLCDTNAGRLELARTRSTRNEATPPPAFLARDFDRMLAETKPDILIVTTVDATHDDYIVRGLLAGVDVITEKPMTTTAEKCQRILDARKKSGRNLRVTFNYRYSPPRTQVKDILMSGEIGEVRSVDFHWMLNTHHGADYFRRWHGEKKNSGGLMVHKATHHFDLVNWWLGAMPATVMATGKREFYTPTMAKRFGLQSHHERCHTCPEKEKCGFFMDLAASPSLKSLYLDQERYDGYFRDQCVWNPRIDIEDTMNVLVNYDNGVTLAYSLNAFNAWEGYTIAFNGTLGRLEHTIVEQVYVNGTDTVQGGIAAGGVTTRVVPLRGEPRTLEPWTGTGGHGGGDKVMLDEIFLPEVPADKYQRASDERGGAASILVGIAANRCFETGQPVKIGELVTGLTPPHYAPMPSRTAPLPMPAKVGRLPS
- a CDS encoding PepSY-associated TM helix domain-containing protein, producing MTIRRTIFWLHLIAGIIAGLSIAVMCFTGVTLAFEKQLVTWSERDARQIEPPMGSAARLPVEELLARVRAVKPDAKPGSLTISSNPRSAVAVSLGRDATVFVDPYAGAVRRPASTRMHDFLHVMEDWHRFLALTGDHRPTGKLINGICNLAFFVLAATGLYLWIPRRWSWRSIRGVVWFQRGLEGKPRDFNWHNVIGLWSAPVLIVLTLTAVPISFRWGNALVYRLVGEEPPARQGPPGTGSPAVELPAPTTGAQPLSRDAQFAAVRAAFPDWEQITLRLSVPGSGVPGARITTSASAQRTDAVALAAEPATFVVKTPPTWPRTATTTVTLNPFTGDVIRREAFSDQSAGRQLRSWTRFLHTGEALGWAGQLAAGAASLGGCFLVYTGLALSWRRFFGKRGAKTPATAS
- a CDS encoding Dps family protein yields the protein MKTASDAKTKTDSAVVSALNLLLADSYALLANTHHAHWNVEGSDFFALHEAFQKQYEALFEAVDEIAERVRALDAYPPGGLQTLAKRAGIEEFPSGAVPARDLVAGLIVAHEKAITDAIAARDAAGDANDLETQDLAIGRIQWHQKTSWMLKSYLKAH
- a CDS encoding TonB-dependent siderophore receptor translates to MTSAIRTCCTCLCSLLATAMLQAQSLDGDLVAANWDSPIVLTALDVSGRQLTYEDSTAFKLPVTLHETPRSVTVLDRVRIREQNFVRLEDTFRYVPGVFSRSQDGDSYHFLSRGFDMGPDQTMVDGFSGLLAGGTFSPSLFSVDRVVYLRGPAGLQYGAATVPGGVINLITKRPTERPFARAEVRAASYAGHGLDLGSNRSLEVSIDTGGPLTPDGKVTYRAAALVQNLGSYKDGINDRNRGLLAALTWKFGEDDRFELTPIFLWQRQPFGAGRAVSISPATSLSTADGLTGPIHTADLTPLSQNYSEGERVLENTIAGFDFRAALSDAWHAHVAYRFIQSDSDSNQFLVQTASLRQLEGRWVVSRRQAISEIGRQNHAFDLNTSYEFTPLAGAKNLTLLGFNGRFYQLTYSRAAATQPDQSPIDLYTGVPVSPLVDHRPALVNAFLNDDFYWNAYLQNQTSFADGRWTLTLGLGYGEQQFERDYSAVSAPPPQNLEALTATRKGDVTPNASLVFNVSPAVAVYASYSTSYSPADSSFENAAGQTGGFGPTTGTNLEVGAKLDLPASESTLTLSVFRTELDNVLVQSSPAELNPNGNRFYTQTGGGRLTKGIELGAETRPLPGWRVNATASYLDSVYRGEGRLRGSRTERTPPWAFSLYNRYDFAAGVLKNLGVSVGLIWQDQRWSAARTSAAPDPLLLPSYWRVDAGLFYRMGTHWDLALNLENVLDETYFVNGTTGAALELGAPRSLSLRVGYRF